The Culex quinquefasciatus strain JHB chromosome 2, VPISU_Cqui_1.0_pri_paternal, whole genome shotgun sequence genome contains the following window.
TGATGTCTGTACTTGaagtcattttattttattttttttttgcgagaatGACTAATAAACTTGCTAGTGTCATACTGTAATTGCATACTAACCGGGCGTACTTAGATTTTTTGGCAAAGCTTGTAAGCTTTCAAAGTGTCTCTGCTGTAACGAGTCTCGCCAACAGCATAGATTTAGGCAAATTgtgatatttaacaaaaaatcagtcAACGTGATAATtctaatagtttttattttgctaCAAATTTGATTGggggaaaaataaaacaaataatagcTTCCAATTGACTTGATGAACTTTTCACTACTTTACTAGTACTTCAATGCGGGGTTTTGTGGTCGACATCTCCacagtaaaacaaaatttttgaagaaacatcaaaagaataaaaaaaaatgcaaaatttcgggACATAAGTTTACTTTCAACGTCTTCTGGTTTCTACAAACATTCCGTTTTACAGTTTGGGTAGTCATTCGGCGGCGCACACGGCCATCGCTTCCTCCTTCTCCTCGAGCAGTTCGGCGGCGGTCGCGTCCAGCTTGCCACGGGCAAAGTCGTCCACTGCCAGACCCTGCTTGATGGTCCACTTGCCGTCCTTGATCTGCACCGGGAACGAAAAGACAATGTCCTTGGGCGTTCCGTAGCTTCCGTCCGAGACGACGCCCATCGAGACGAACTCGCCGTCCTTGGTTCCGGCGAACCAGTCGCGCATGTGGTCACTGGCCGCCTTGGCCGCGGACATGGCCGAAGACATCTTGCGTGCGTTGATGACAGCGGCGCCACGCTTCTGGACCGTCTCGACAAACTCCGCGTTCAAGTAGTCATTGTTGGCGATCGCCTCGACCACGCTCTTGCCATCGACGGTGGCGTTCTTCGCGTCCGGATATTGCGTCGACGAGTGGTTTCCCCAAATGATGACGTTTCGGACACGGTCGATTCCCACGCTGAGGCGCGCCGCCAGCTGAGCCTGGGCACGGTTCTGGTCGAGCCGGGTCATCGCGGTGAAGTTCTCCTTCGGAATGGACGGAGCGTAGTGCGAGCAGATCAGCGCGTTCGTGTTGGCCGGATTGCCGACGACCAGCACTTTGACGTCCTTCTTGGCGACGTTGTTGAGCGCCTCACCCTGAACCTTGAAGATCTTCACGTTGGCCGACAGGAGATCCTTGCGTTCCATGCCCTGCTTCCGGGGCATCGCTCCAACGAGGAAGGCCGCACTCACGTCCTTGAAGCCCACGGCGGGGTCGGCCGTCGGGACCACGCC
Protein-coding sequences here:
- the LOC6033642 gene encoding malate dehydrogenase, cytoplasmic, translated to MSEPIRVVVTGAAGQIAYSLLYMIAKGDVFGPNQKLILHLLDIPPMMGVLEGVVMELADCALPLLAGVVPTADPAVGFKDVSAAFLVGAMPRKQGMERKDLLSANVKIFKVQGEALNNVAKKDVKVLVVGNPANTNALICSHYAPSIPKENFTAMTRLDQNRAQAQLAARLSVGIDRVRNVIIWGNHSSTQYPDAKNATVDGKSVVEAIANNDYLNAEFVETVQKRGAAVINARKMSSAMSAAKAASDHMRDWFAGTKDGEFVSMGVVSDGSYGTPKDIVFSFPVQIKDGKWTIKQGLAVDDFARGKLDATAAELLEEKEEAMAVCAAE